AAGCGAAAAAACCGGTTGCTTGAAAGCCGTGTTGGCCACCACGCACGAGCTCGAAAGGGCGGACTCAGAAAAGTCCAGAGCCTATCGGAAAGCGGAGGCCGGATTGACGGATTCTCAGCGCACATTGGTCGAAAAGGCAGTGCCGCAAATCCACCATGAGCAACTGAATACAATTTCCGAGATTGAGCGCAATATCTATGACCGAATCCACGCAGAACTCGATAAGCTGAAAACCCGCAGCGGTCAGTTGGAGAAGGCCCTGGTGCGGCAGATGTCCGACGCGCAAAAAGAAGATCGCGGCGCACTGTCAGAGGCGGGTCGTGAGCTGGAAGATGTGCCAACCTATCTTGAACGCCTGCGGGTGTTGACCGAAGAAGCTTTGCCGGAGAAACGGGATCGCTTCCGGGACTATCTGAATCGCTCTTCCGATGACGGCGTTTCGCAACTGCTGATGTCAATCAAGAGCGAAGTAGAGCGTATCGAGGAAAAACTCGAAGACGTCAATAACACGCTGCGGCGGGTGGACTTCCAACATGGACGCTACCTGCAACTGGTGGCCACTAGTGTGGTGCACGAAAGTCTACGTACATTCAATAAAGCGCATACCCGTCTGGCGTCCGCGCGCTTTGTGGACGACGAAGGCGAAAGTCATTTCAAGGCGCTGCAGCATATCGTCTCACTGCTGCGGGATGCCTGCGAACGCAAACGCACTCAGGGTGCCCGCGCGCTGCTGGATCCACGCTATCGGTTGGAGTTCAAGGTAGCGGTAATCGAGCGCAGCGACGGGCGCATTTTCGAGACCCGCAGCGGCTCTCAGGGCGGCAGTGGCGGCGAGAAAGAAATTATCGCCTCCTATGTGCTCACCGCTTCCCTGAGTTACGCGCTGTGCCCGGACGGCAGCAGTCGCCCGCTGTTCGGCACCATTGTGCTGGACGAGGCTTTTTCCCGCAGTTCCCACGCGGTAGCCGGCCGAATTATCGCCGCGCTGAAGGAATTCGGTTTGCACGCGCTGTTTATCACCCCGAACAAAGAGATGCGGCTACTGAAAAAACACACCCGTTCCGCGGTAGTCGTGCATCGTCGCGGCAACCAGTCCAGTCTGACCCCACTGAGCTGGCAGGCGCTGGATACGATGCGCGAGCAGCGCAGGGAGAGAGCGGATGAAATCCCCGGGTGACATTGCTGAGCGCCTCGCCAGGCAGTGGCAGCAGGCACCGTTGCGAGTGGAGCGGCTGCTAAACCGAGAGCGTTGGCCACTGGATATTGCCATTGGTAAGCCCAGTGGTGCCGATTTTTCCAGCAATACCGCTCAGGTCCAGGCACATGTGCAGCGTTGGCGCGCGGTGACTAACGGCGAAGTGTTGTGGGCGCCGGTGAAATACCGGGCCGGCGCTGAGGCGGTATCGCTGCCTCATACCTGGCGAATACGCACCCCCTCGGAATGGGTGGATGCAAGCGAAAGTGCCGAAATTCAAGAAGAATTCTCCCGGCTGGGACACATTGTCGGCAACGTCGACAGTGTCTTTCATGAGCTACTGGTGCGCGAGCGGCCATTGTGGCAAAAAAAACATGTCGACGAAGTCGTTAGTGCGGCAAAGCTCGCCAGTACCCTTGCCCCTGGTGTGGCTGCCGGCCGTCCACTGCGCTTAATGGCGGAAGCGGGTGTGGATACCAAATTCTTTGAACGTCACGCTACCCTGATAACCCGATTGCTCGACCAGCGCTTTTGTGGCGCGGCCAGTGAACAAGGATTGCACAGCTTCCTCAACGCCAGTGACGACAGCGATCACTGGGTCCTCGTTGCCCCGCTGGATAAGTCATTATTGCCGTTTCGGCGCCAGCGGGTAGCAACCCGCGAACTGGCGGATACACCGCTTCCGGGTACGCATATCCTGATTGTGGAGAACGAGCAGTGTATTCATCTATTGCCGGAATTACCGGATACGATTGCCATCTTGGGCGCGGGGTTGGACCTGAACTGGCTGGGATCCCCGGCATTTGATGGCAAATACCTGGCTTACTGGGGTGACATGGATACCTGGGGATTATCGATGCTGGCTGGGGCCAAGCTGCAGCGGCCGGAGATTGTCCCGTTATTAATGACTCGAGCCCTTTTTGACCGATATGCGGAGCAGAGTGCGGTTACTGAACCAGTGGTGGCGAGGCCTACAGCTCCAGAAGGGTTGGACTCAGTCGAAGCAGATTTTTATCGGCATTTGATTGCATTGAGTAACGGACGCCTGGAGCAGGAATACCTGCCCGGCGGCGAAGTGGCGGTGGCAGTAAAGGCAT
This is a stretch of genomic DNA from Microbulbifer bruguierae. It encodes these proteins:
- a CDS encoding Wadjet anti-phage system protein JetD domain-containing protein — its product is MKSPGDIAERLARQWQQAPLRVERLLNRERWPLDIAIGKPSGADFSSNTAQVQAHVQRWRAVTNGEVLWAPVKYRAGAEAVSLPHTWRIRTPSEWVDASESAEIQEEFSRLGHIVGNVDSVFHELLVRERPLWQKKHVDEVVSAAKLASTLAPGVAAGRPLRLMAEAGVDTKFFERHATLITRLLDQRFCGAASEQGLHSFLNASDDSDHWVLVAPLDKSLLPFRRQRVATRELADTPLPGTHILIVENEQCIHLLPELPDTIAILGAGLDLNWLGSPAFDGKYLAYWGDMDTWGLSMLAGAKLQRPEIVPLLMTRALFDRYAEQSAVTEPVVARPTAPEGLDSVEADFYRHLIALSNGRLEQEYLPGGEVAVAVKAWRSSS